From a region of the Candida albicans SC5314 chromosome 1, complete sequence genome:
- the ARO80 gene encoding Aro80p (Zn(II)2Cys6 transcription factor; transcriptional activator of aromatic amino acid catabolism; regulator of aromatic alcohol biosynthesis via the Ehrlich pathway; mutant is viable) has translation MSIVEPEVAESTGGDAPQTSVKSPEPSYQQSSQAQGKYKRNYRACLNCRLRKVKCDLGPVDNPHDGKCARCLRERKDCVFVESKRGGTTNVVNGKRKRQRASSRAMSRSETQSPDSNNVSSTTSTIASQNDNTNVPLINMSINNIMQKLPGVESILPKDNTKNPPHSAFSNPSTSSPSSSLSSMPMGQPPQLPPISNKPSIQNQSLSANSKSLSNEFATMESALVFLANAAGEIAKADERDNIDAQSKYDQIEASLSGANSHRVSIDESMNHQQQQEQSHPHYQQKSQQNHHHHKPPQQELHHSQPLNIPNNAPEGFTNNHRIQTEQSNIPPYIKPTTSRRMFVPPAESGNAVRPKGSNKLSSIDYIGPAPRGILTEDEAKRLINLFFATMHPYFPHIPKFLHSPKVLSNYPILLCAILTISSRYHPFETDMANQTNGNGAVPRHIEVHDRLWLYVQRLISQTVWAEASTRSIGTVFAFLLFTEWNPRAIHWRWSDYANKAEEINDTDQQQQQPQPHQQQTQTNSNTNSSTALSSAAAAAATASTAATTASVFGQPNDENNSGLAGLGAMRRSHRMAWMLIGSAVRLAQDMGFMEISSKAFLATHIAEINAVMNMSRRSMLANSLSEVDLDEDEITVEDMEQAEEKDDDSKIMQMNEEELKKISTHHVLKFTKSQKATIELLQIMSLGHESLYGYKAQLGQLTHRQTLSVLNILSPLINNWGRKYKEFLVPSSTTTNNKLVKLAPNLPQHWLDPESKICREIADTIERETFIIEFNYVKLYIYSLALNQSPKSMLEKGTKIKLDELSKSAKYIEQAFHAANETLNAAHRIHRFKMLRFMPVRLLTRFIRAAAFIVRCHLTMTAQENISLSVSKITIDEIIKSTHRAAMTLRECSPDELHLLSRYSTILMVLYSEMKSKRNRKEEVDDENNESAVVTETVMQDNSSGNASEPKQVPGGSTVNASGTHFLSASSGASNNGIPGMGQSTATQQSQPSHTPVGLTPGTYNNSHNNSGPAAINTGQMEMNENSSFPSVPPPVEDFDFDFNIDELLGDGFQNIVDLWSFLN, from the coding sequence ATGTCAATTGTCGAACCAGAAGTTGCCGAGTCCACCGGAGGTGATGCTCCCCAAACTTCAGTAAAATCACCCGAACCTTCATATCAACAACTGTCACAGGCCCAAGGAAAGTATAAACGAAACTATCGGGCTTGTTTGAATTGTCGTCTTCGTAAAGTCAAGTGTGATTTAGGACCAGTTGATAACCCCCACGATGGGAAATGTGCACGTTGTCTTCGAGAAAGAAAGGACTGtgtatttgttgaaagCAAACGAGGTGGTACTACAAATGTGGTCAATGGGAAACGCAAAAGGCAACGAGCATCGAGTAGGGCGATGAGTAGACTGGAAACTCAATCTCCGGATTCTAATAATGTTTCTTCAACTACATCAACCATAGCGTCACAAAATGATAATACAAATGTACCTTTGATTAACATGTCAATTAACAATATAATGCAAAAATTACCTGGTGTAGAGAGTATTCTACCGAAAGACAATACCAAAAATCCTCCACATTCTGCTTTTTCAAATCCGTCAACTTCTTCtccttcatcatcattatcatcaatgCCAATGGGACAACCACCACAGTTACCGCCAATATCTAATAAACCCTCGATCCAGAATCAACTGTTACTGGCAAACTCAAAGTCTTTATCGAACGAATTTGCAACGATGGAAAGTGCTTTGGTATTTTTAGCCAACGCTGCAGGAGAGATTGCTAAAGCTGATGAAAGAGATAATATTGATGCTCAATCGAAATATGACCAAATAGAAGCATCATTATCTGGTGCCAATAGTCATCGTGTTAGTATAGATGAGTCCatgaatcatcaacaacagcaggAGCAACTGCATCCACATTACCAGCAGAAGCTgcaacaaaatcatcatcatcataaaccaccacaacaagaACTCCATCATCTGCAACCTTTGAATATCCCTAATAATGCACCTGAAGGTTTCACTAATAATCATCGAATTCAAACTGAACAATCAAATATCCCACCATACATCAAACCTACAACTTCGCGAAGAATGTTTGTGCCACCAGCAGAAAGTGGGAATGCTGTTAGACCAAAAGGTTCGAATAAATTGTCTAGTATAGATTACATTGGTCCTGCACCGAGAGGAATATTGACTGAAGACGAAGCTAAGCgattgatcaatttgttttttgcCACTATGCATCCATATTTTCCACATATTCCAAAATTCCTTCATTCACCTAAggttttatcaaattatcCTATTTTACTATGTGCCATATTGACGATTTCATCTAGGTATCACCCATTTGAAACAGATATGGCCAATCAAACTAACGGTAATGGGGCGGTTCCCAGACATATAGAAGTTCATGATCGTTTATGGTTATACGTTCAAAGATTAATTTCTCAAACAGTTTGGGCAGAGGCAAGTACAAGATCCATTGGGACTGTTTTTGcatttttgttatttaCAGAATGGAACCCCCGAGCCATTCATTGGCGGTGGTCAGATTATGCAAATAAGGCTGAAGAGATCAATGACACtgatcaacaacaacaacagccacaaccacatcaacaacaaacacaaacaaaCTCCAATACCAATAGTTCAACGGCATTGTCGTCTGCTGCGGCTGCTGCTGCCACAGCGTCTACGGCAGCAACTACTGCCAGTGTCTTTGGTCAACCgaatgatgaaaataatagtGGTCTTGCTGGACTAGGTGCAATGCGAAGAAGTCATAGAATGGCATGGATGTTGATTGGATCTGCAGTTAGATTGGCTCAAGATATGGGGTTTATGGAAATTAGCTCCAAGGCGTTTCTAGCCACGCATATAGCAGAAATTAATGCTGTGATGAATATGTCGCGTCGATCAATGCTTGCCAATTCTTTGTCAGAAGTTGATTtggatgaagatgaaattacTGTGGAAGACATGGAGCAAGCCGAAGAAAAGGACGATGATTCTAAAATCATGCAAAtgaatgaagaagaattgaaaaaaatatcgaCCCATCatgttttgaaatttacCAAATCACAGAAAGCCACGATTGAATTATTGCAAATCATGTCATTAGGACATGAATCATTATATGGATATAAAGCTCAATTGGGTCAATTAACACATCGTCAAACATTATCAGTGTTGAATATATTAAGTCCGTTGATTAATAACTGGGGTCGTAAATACAAAGAATTTTTAGTAccttcatcaacaacaacaaataacaAGTTGGTTAAATTGGCACCTAATTTGCCACAACATTGGTTGGATCCTGAAAGTAAGATATGTCGTGAAATTGCCGATACCATTGAACGAGAAACATTTATAATTGAGTTTAATTATGttaaattatatatttattccTTAGCATTAAATCAATCCCCCAAGTCTATGCTTGAAAAAGGTACCAAGATAAAGCTAGACGAGTTATCGAAATCAGCTAAATATATTGAGCAAGCATTCCATGCTGCAAATGAAACATTGAATGCTGCTCATAGGATTCATCGATTTAAAATGTTACGATTCATGCCTGTTAGATTATTAACCAGATTTATTAGAGCGGCAGCATTTATAGTACGATGTCATTTGACCATGACGGCACAAGAGAATATTTCTTTGTCTGTTTCAAAAATCactattgatgaaattatcaaatcaacTCATCGAGCAGCGATGACATTAAGAGAATGCTCACCGGATGAATTGCATTTGCTTTCTCGATATTCAACTATCCTTATGGTGCTATATTCAGAGATGAAATCGAAACGGAATCGAAAGgaagaagttgatgatgaaaataatgagTCTGCTGTAGTTACAGAAACCGTTATGCAAGATAATTCAAGTGGTAATGCACTGGAACCTAAGCAGGTACCTGGAGGCTCAACAGTGAATGCATCAGGAACACATTTTTTGTCAGCTTCTTCTGGTGCTTCTAATAATGGAATACCTGGCATGGGACAATCAACAGCAACGCAACAATCGCAGCCGTCACATACCCCAGTTGGTTTGACCCCAGGCACTTACAACAACAGTCATAATAATTCTGGACCCGCAGCAATTAATACTGGACAAATGGAAATGAATGAGAACTCATCGTTTCCTTCAGTGCCACCGCCCGTtgaagattttgattttgatttcaatattgatgaaCTTTTGGGTGACGggtttcaaaatattgttgaCTTGTGGAgttttttgaattga